A single region of the Pogoniulus pusillus isolate bPogPus1 chromosome Z, bPogPus1.pri, whole genome shotgun sequence genome encodes:
- the PTGR1 gene encoding prostaglandin reductase 1, which translates to MATAKAWVLKKHFEGFPKISDFDLKKIELPKLKEGELLLESVFLSVDPYMRLCSQMDMKEGDIMIGTQVARIVESKNPAFTVGTFVVTNSGWRTHFISDGKDLQLLPPAWPESLPKSLALGTVGMPGLTAYFGLLEVCKMKPGEIVLVNAAAGAVGSVVGQLAKIAGCKVVGCAGSDPKVAYLKKLGFDEAFNYKTVTSLDEALRKASPDGYDCFFDNVGGEFSSTAVNHMKKYGRIAVCGAISQYNDSVPQKGPYIQIPMIFKELHMEGFIVNRWSNRREEGLKALMKWVIEGKLKYHEQVTEGFENMPAAFIGMLKGENLGKAVVKV; encoded by the exons ATGGCGACTGCCAAGGCATGGGTTCTGAAGAAGCATTTTGAGGGTTTCCCCAAAATCAGTGACTTTGACCTGAAAAAAATAGAGCTGCCAAAGCTAAAGGAGGGAG AATTACTGCTTGAATCAGTGTTTCTCAGTGTTGATCCTTACATGCG ACTTTGCAGCCAAATGGACATGAAGGAAGGGGATATAATGATAGGCACACAGGTTGCCAG GATTGTAGAAAGCAAGAATCCTGCATTCACAGTGGGGACCTTTGTTGTGACTaacagtggctggagaactCATTTCATCTCTGATGGGAAAGACCTACAACTCCTTCCTCCTGCTTGGCCAGAATCGCTCCCCAAATCTCTTGCTCTTGGGACAGTTGGCATGCCCGG aCTCACTGCATATTTTGGTTTGCTGGAGGTCTGCAAAATGAAGCCAGGAGAAATAGTGCTGGTTAatgctgcagctggtgctgtgGGCTCTGTGGTGGGACAGCTTGCTAAAATTGCA GGTTGTAAAGTGGTTGGCTGTGCTGGCTCAGATCCCAAGGTTGCCTATCTGAAAAAATTAGGTTTTGATGAAGCCTTTAATTACAAGACTGTTACATCTTTGGATGAAGCACTACGTAAAGCCTCTCCTGATGGCTATGACTGTTTCTTTGACAAT GTGGGTGGAGAATTCTCTAGTACTGCTGTCAACCACATGAAGAAATATGGAAGAATTGCAGTCTGTGGAGCCATCTCTCAGTACAACGACTCTGTGCCTCAGAAAG GGCCTTACATTCAGATTCCAATGATCTTCAAAGAGCTTCATATGGAAGGGTTTATTGTGAATCGCTGGAGTAACCGCCGGGAGGAAGGTCTGAAGGCACTGATGAAATGGGTCATAGAG GGAAAACTGAAGTATCATGAACAAGTCACTGAAGGATTTGAGAACATGCCAGCAGCTTTCATTGGAATGTTAAAGGGAGAAAATCTTGGAAAAGCTGTTGTAAAAGTCTGA